One genomic segment of Caldicellulosiruptoraceae bacterium PP1 includes these proteins:
- a CDS encoding carbohydrate ABC transporter permease encodes MNRLLIKSIIKNRYAYLYISPFYILFAIFGAFPIGYALYLSFFEWDGISERIYIGFTNYINIFSDNLFWKSILNTVIMAVLAHIPMLFLALLIAFLINTNLVNKFFKELLRTLYFMPIITSSVAVALVFMTLYGQQYGLINSILKIIGISPIDWWGGSGFFIKPAIIILFIWRWIGWNMVIYLAGFQSIPSDLYEAAEIDGATKIRVFFSIALPIIKPIILYTVIMSTIGGLTMFEEPFMLVGTSGGTNSEGLTMSLYLYSQAFEFSHFGYASAFGFLISLIIFLFSIINLKLFRTER; translated from the coding sequence ATGAATAGACTATTAATAAAATCTATTATTAAAAATAGATATGCTTATTTATATATATCGCCATTTTATATATTATTTGCAATATTTGGTGCTTTTCCAATTGGTTATGCTTTATATTTAAGTTTTTTCGAATGGGATGGAATATCAGAAAGAATTTATATAGGTTTTACAAACTACATAAATATATTTTCTGATAATTTATTTTGGAAATCTATTTTAAATACTGTTATAATGGCTGTTTTAGCACATATACCTATGTTGTTTTTAGCATTATTAATTGCTTTTTTAATAAATACAAATTTAGTAAATAAATTTTTTAAAGAATTATTACGAACATTATATTTTATGCCAATTATAACATCATCTGTAGCAGTAGCCTTAGTATTTATGACTTTATACGGCCAACAATATGGATTAATAAATAGTATATTGAAAATAATTGGCATCTCACCAATTGATTGGTGGGGAGGAAGTGGCTTTTTTATTAAACCAGCAATTATAATTTTATTTATTTGGCGTTGGATAGGTTGGAATATGGTTATTTATTTAGCTGGTTTTCAAAGTATACCTAGTGACCTATATGAAGCGGCAGAAATAGACGGAGCCACTAAAATTAGAGTTTTTTTTAGTATTGCTTTGCCAATAATCAAACCAATTATTCTTTATACTGTTATTATGTCTACAATTGGTGGTCTAACTATGTTTGAAGAACCTTTTATGCTTGTGGGAACTTCTGGTGGTACAAATTCAGAAGGTTTAACAATGTCATTGTACTTATATAGCCAAGCATTTGAATTTTCCCATTTTGGCTATGCATCAGCCTTTGGATTTTTAATTAGTTTAATAATTTTTTTATTTTCAATTATAAATTTAAAATTGTTTAGAACAGAGAGGTGA
- a CDS encoding carbohydrate ABC transporter permease produces the protein MKKVLTNLVLFIGAIIMIFPFYWMIILSTHSSQEIFSFPPPLLFGKNLLKNMEVLINTLPLIKNFINSCIVAFSSVVLVLFFCSMAGYAFAMYDFPGKNALFLILLASMMIPSIMTIVPWFIMMTQFGWVNKFWGLIIPGAANAFGIFWMRQYCETVVSKQLIEAAQIDGCPEFKLYFKIIMPILQPGMAALGIYTFINNWNNFMGPLLILKDPEYFTLPVALSALKGDPTRGYDYGVLMAGTMVAVIPILIIYILFSKYIIAGMTAGALKE, from the coding sequence ATGAAAAAAGTATTAACAAATTTAGTATTATTTATTGGTGCAATAATAATGATTTTCCCTTTTTATTGGATGATTATTTTATCGACACATTCTTCACAAGAAATTTTTTCATTCCCACCTCCATTGCTTTTTGGAAAAAATTTATTAAAAAATATGGAAGTCTTAATTAATACTTTACCTTTAATAAAAAATTTTATAAATAGTTGTATTGTAGCATTTTCTTCGGTTGTACTTGTATTGTTTTTTTGCTCAATGGCTGGCTATGCTTTTGCTATGTATGATTTTCCTGGCAAAAACGCTTTATTTTTAATTTTATTAGCTTCTATGATGATACCAAGTATAATGACAATTGTTCCCTGGTTTATAATGATGACTCAGTTTGGTTGGGTCAACAAATTTTGGGGACTAATTATTCCTGGTGCTGCCAATGCATTTGGTATATTTTGGATGAGACAATACTGTGAAACTGTTGTTTCAAAACAATTGATAGAAGCTGCTCAAATAGATGGTTGTCCAGAATTTAAATTATATTTTAAAATAATAATGCCAATATTGCAACCAGGAATGGCTGCACTTGGTATATATACTTTTATAAATAATTGGAATAATTTTATGGGTCCATTACTTATATTAAAAGACCCAGAATATTTTACTTTACCAGTAGCTTTAAGTGCTTTAAAAGGTGATCCAACCAGAGGATACGATTACGGAGTATTAATGGCTGGAACAATGGTAGCTGTTATTCCTATCTTGATAATTTATATTCTATTTTCAAAATACATAATTGCAGGTATGACAGCAGGAGCACTTAAAGAGTAA
- a CDS encoding beta-galactosidase, whose amino-acid sequence MFFGVDYYPEHWEEERWETDAKLMKEAQINVVRLAEFAWCRLEKEEGVFDFDWLDKAIEILSKYGIKVILGTPSAALPRWLQEKYPEVLAADFEGKRFSYGGRRDYCPNSKILRYYLERIVTKLAQRYGNNPNVIGWQIDNELGGENSACHCENCENEFKSWVKKKYKTIENLNKEWGLVFWSHELSSFEEVFIPRKAVSAHNPSLLLNYKRFMSDSFINFAKFQTDILKRYISENQIITHNFMGAFDEIDYHKLGSLVDVVGYDCYHAGFWAPPPKWSDVSFHNSIMKGLKNKNFWMIEQQSGAGGWQIIGDNPRPGEIKLWSYHSIAEGADALIYFRWRTATFGMEEYWHGVLDHDGVPRRRYQEVQKVGQELKNIGNIIENTNIKTDIAILRSYDNSWVFKIQPHNKALNYNNVSSMFYKAFRKQNYMVDTIFEDADFSKYKVIVAPLLIMPSSKLVEKLYDFAKNGGRLILSYRSGVKDIENKILKIQPPGPFKELIGAEVFEYDAFFSRKNSISSDIIACSSNVDLWADILETNTAKPLAYYKDDYMKDKIAITENSFGNGKVYYIGSMPNDEFLKKLSNYILKDTDIKPIYQNILENIVFTERYAENYKLTFILNYENKEYEIDNSFIDGYDIITNEQYGEKIKLKPFDVKIIKTNL is encoded by the coding sequence ATGTTTTTTGGTGTTGACTACTACCCAGAGCATTGGGAAGAGGAAAGATGGGAAACTGATGCCAAGCTTATGAAGGAAGCTCAGATTAATGTTGTAAGGCTTGCTGAGTTTGCTTGGTGTAGATTAGAAAAAGAAGAAGGTGTATTTGATTTTGATTGGCTTGATAAGGCTATAGAAATTTTGTCTAAGTATGGTATTAAAGTAATATTAGGAACTCCCTCGGCAGCACTTCCAAGATGGTTACAGGAAAAATATCCTGAGGTATTGGCTGCAGATTTTGAAGGGAAAAGATTTTCATATGGTGGACGAAGAGATTACTGCCCCAATAGCAAGATATTAAGATATTATTTAGAGAGAATTGTAACCAAGTTAGCTCAAAGATATGGAAATAATCCAAATGTTATAGGTTGGCAGATAGACAATGAATTAGGCGGAGAAAATAGTGCTTGCCACTGTGAAAACTGTGAAAATGAGTTCAAAAGTTGGGTAAAGAAAAAGTATAAAACTATTGAAAACTTAAATAAAGAATGGGGACTTGTCTTTTGGTCACATGAACTATCTTCTTTTGAAGAAGTTTTTATTCCAAGAAAAGCTGTATCAGCACATAATCCATCATTGCTATTAAATTATAAAAGGTTTATGTCAGATAGCTTTATAAATTTTGCTAAGTTTCAAACTGACATTCTAAAAAGATATATTAGTGAGAATCAAATAATTACCCATAATTTTATGGGTGCTTTTGATGAAATAGATTATCACAAATTAGGTTCTTTAGTTGATGTTGTTGGATATGACTGCTATCATGCTGGTTTTTGGGCTCCACCACCAAAATGGTCTGATGTATCATTCCATAACAGCATAATGAAAGGTTTGAAAAATAAAAATTTCTGGATGATAGAACAACAAAGTGGAGCTGGTGGATGGCAGATTATTGGTGATAACCCACGACCAGGTGAAATTAAGCTTTGGTCATATCATTCCATAGCTGAAGGAGCTGATGCTTTGATCTATTTCAGATGGAGGACTGCTACATTTGGAATGGAAGAGTATTGGCATGGAGTACTTGATCATGATGGAGTTCCAAGAAGAAGATATCAAGAGGTTCAAAAAGTAGGGCAAGAACTAAAAAATATAGGCAATATAATAGAAAATACTAATATAAAAACTGACATAGCAATACTTAGGAGCTATGATAACTCATGGGTATTCAAAATACAGCCTCATAATAAGGCTTTGAATTATAACAATGTTTCTTCAATGTTTTATAAAGCTTTTAGAAAGCAAAACTATATGGTTGATACAATTTTTGAAGATGCTGACTTTTCAAAGTATAAGGTGATTGTCGCACCACTACTTATAATGCCAAGTAGCAAATTAGTTGAAAAATTATATGATTTTGCAAAGAATGGCGGTAGGCTAATTTTATCATACAGAAGTGGTGTTAAAGACATTGAAAACAAAATACTTAAGATACAGCCTCCAGGTCCATTCAAGGAATTGATTGGGGCAGAGGTTTTTGAATATGATGCATTTTTCAGCAGAAAAAATAGTATTTCATCTGATATTATTGCCTGCAGTTCTAATGTAGACCTTTGGGCAGATATTTTAGAAACTAATACAGCAAAGCCTTTAGCATATTATAAAGATGATTACATGAAGGATAAGATAGCGATAACAGAAAATAGCTTTGGTAATGGTAAGGTTTATTATATAGGCAGTATGCCTAATGATGAATTTCTGAAGAAATTATCCAATTATATCTTAAAAGATACCGATATAAAGCCAATATATCAGAATATATTAGAGAATATAGTATTTACAGAAAGGTATGCAGAAAACTATAAACTTACGTTCATTTTGAATTATGAAAACAAGGAATATGAAATAGATAATAGCTTTATAGATGGCTATGATATAATTACAAATGAACAATATGGAGAAAAGATAAAACTAAAGCCTTTTGATGTAAAGATTATAAAAACTAATTTATAG
- a CDS encoding alpha-mannosidase, which yields MFFLRERAKKITDELKNYIFINRYAIEEFDFIEGHYKSPNEVDKIENNKWNKLKKYDRWAGIDKNFWFKAEFKIPKILENKDLALLIYTDTDGWDAINPQFILFLNGNMIQGIDVNHREVILSEHFVEGENIRIDLHAHTGMLYKELKLFVEIAQFNRDVKDLFFDLEVLINSLEFIPDESLDKYNILKIVNNTINLIDLRKPLSNHFFKSVLEAKNYINNEFYKNNKAHENIIATCIGHTHIDVAWLWRLSQTRQKALRSFLSVLKLMDEYPEYRFMSSQPQLYQFIKEDYPEVYERIKQKIKEGKWEPEGSMWLEADCNVTSGESLIRQILFGKRFFKKEFNVDNKILWLPDVFGYSAALPQILKKSGIDYFVTTKISWNQFNKFPYDTFLWQGIDGTEILTYFISTKDYKDKWHMTTYNGIINPSQVLGAWERYQQKNINNNVLIAYGYGDGGGGPTREMLENAKRMKNGIANIPKVKLGTLKEYFEQLEQNINNNKYLPKWVGELYLEYHRGTYTSMSRNKKFNRTSEIMYQDAEFLASIASYLGIPYPQDDLNNGWKILLLNQFHDILPGSSIKEVYEDSKIQYLQAQEISKNILKNSIDYICSKIDISYRSLVVFNTLSFTRNEIVDFEYHSLGEFYLEDMDGNKYYVQQTNDNKYIFYAQNIPAKGYKLFKIIEGSLKQSDNSFIINSNVLENRYFKVTLDEYGNINNILDKRCNRQILKKNKKGNLFVAYEDKPMNFDNWDIDFYYREKFWIIDDIKSIKIIENGPIRIVLRVNREYKDSIIEQDIILYNDIPRIDFKTYINWKEDQTLLKVLFPLDINATKATFDIQYGNIERPTHLNTTWDIARFESVGHKWVDISEDNYGVSLLNDSKYGHSVIDNEIGLTLIKSGIEPNKEADREEHYFTYSLYPHIGNWKEGNTHQMAYSLNTPVYCIIKDKQKGILPNTNSFISVDKNNIVVEVVKKAEDDNSIILRLYECFNRRESTKITLWDNIKEAFECDMLENITSKLEVSQNNILVDFKPFEIKTIKVMFNK from the coding sequence ATGTTTTTTTTAAGGGAAAGAGCAAAAAAAATAACTGATGAATTAAAAAATTATATATTTATTAATAGATATGCAATTGAAGAATTTGATTTTATTGAGGGGCATTATAAATCACCAAATGAAGTTGATAAGATAGAAAATAATAAATGGAATAAACTCAAAAAATATGATCGATGGGCAGGTATTGATAAAAATTTCTGGTTTAAGGCTGAATTCAAAATTCCAAAGATATTAGAAAATAAAGATTTAGCACTTTTAATTTATACAGATACTGATGGTTGGGATGCAATAAACCCACAATTTATACTATTCTTAAATGGCAATATGATACAAGGTATTGATGTTAATCACAGAGAAGTAATATTAAGTGAGCATTTTGTAGAAGGGGAAAATATAAGAATAGATTTACATGCACATACAGGTATGCTTTATAAAGAGCTAAAGCTTTTTGTTGAAATTGCTCAGTTTAATAGAGATGTGAAGGACCTATTTTTTGACCTGGAAGTATTAATAAATAGTTTAGAATTTATTCCTGATGAAAGTTTAGATAAATATAATATATTAAAGATTGTTAATAATACTATAAATTTAATTGATTTAAGAAAACCATTATCAAACCATTTCTTTAAATCTGTCTTAGAAGCAAAAAATTATATTAATAATGAATTTTATAAAAATAACAAAGCCCATGAAAACATTATTGCTACCTGTATTGGGCATACACATATTGATGTGGCATGGTTATGGCGTTTGAGTCAAACTCGTCAAAAAGCATTGAGAAGTTTTTTATCTGTATTAAAGTTGATGGATGAATATCCTGAATATAGATTTATGTCAAGCCAGCCGCAGCTATATCAATTTATTAAGGAGGATTATCCTGAGGTTTATGAAAGAATAAAACAAAAAATAAAAGAAGGAAAATGGGAACCCGAAGGCTCAATGTGGTTAGAAGCAGATTGTAATGTAACATCAGGTGAATCACTAATTAGGCAGATTTTATTTGGTAAACGTTTTTTCAAAAAAGAATTTAATGTTGATAACAAAATTCTTTGGTTGCCTGATGTGTTTGGTTATAGTGCTGCTTTGCCACAAATTCTTAAAAAAAGTGGAATTGATTATTTTGTAACTACAAAAATAAGTTGGAATCAATTTAACAAGTTCCCGTATGACACATTTTTATGGCAAGGAATTGATGGAACAGAAATATTGACTTACTTTATATCAACTAAGGATTATAAGGATAAATGGCATATGACTACTTACAATGGTATAATAAATCCCTCACAGGTATTGGGTGCTTGGGAAAGATATCAACAAAAAAATATTAATAATAATGTTCTTATAGCTTATGGATATGGTGATGGTGGTGGTGGACCAACTCGTGAAATGTTAGAAAATGCAAAAAGAATGAAAAATGGAATTGCTAATATCCCAAAAGTTAAACTTGGAACATTAAAAGAGTATTTTGAACAATTAGAACAAAATATTAATAATAATAAATATCTACCTAAATGGGTTGGTGAACTATATTTAGAATATCATAGAGGTACATATACTTCTATGTCAAGAAATAAAAAATTTAATCGAACATCAGAAATAATGTATCAAGATGCAGAATTTTTAGCTTCTATTGCTTCATATTTAGGAATACCTTATCCACAAGATGATTTAAATAATGGCTGGAAAATATTATTACTGAATCAATTTCATGATATCTTACCTGGTTCATCGATTAAGGAAGTTTATGAGGATTCAAAAATACAATATTTACAAGCTCAAGAGATAAGCAAGAATATACTTAAAAATTCGATAGATTATATTTGTAGTAAAATAGATATTTCTTATAGATCATTAGTGGTATTTAATACTCTATCTTTTACACGTAATGAAATTGTTGATTTTGAATATCATTCACTTGGCGAATTTTATTTAGAAGACATGGATGGCAATAAATATTACGTACAACAAACAAACGATAATAAATATATCTTTTATGCTCAAAATATCCCAGCTAAAGGTTATAAATTATTTAAAATTATTGAAGGAAGTTTAAAACAATCTGATAATAGTTTCATTATTAATTCTAATGTGTTAGAAAATAGATATTTTAAAGTAACATTAGATGAATACGGAAATATCAATAATATTTTGGATAAAAGGTGTAATAGACAAATACTTAAAAAGAATAAAAAAGGAAATCTGTTTGTTGCATATGAGGATAAGCCAATGAATTTTGATAACTGGGATATTGATTTTTATTATAGAGAAAAATTCTGGATTATAGATGATATAAAATCTATAAAGATTATCGAAAATGGCCCAATAAGAATAGTTTTAAGAGTAAATAGAGAATATAAAGATTCAATAATAGAACAAGATATAATTTTATACAACGATATACCAAGAATTGATTTTAAAACATATATAAACTGGAAAGAAGATCAAACTTTACTTAAAGTTTTGTTCCCATTAGATATAAATGCGACAAAAGCAACTTTCGATATTCAATATGGAAACATTGAAAGGCCAACACATCTCAATACTACATGGGATATTGCAAGATTTGAATCTGTTGGTCATAAATGGGTTGATATTTCTGAGGACAATTATGGGGTCTCATTATTAAATGATTCAAAATACGGCCATAGTGTAATAGATAATGAGATCGGTTTAACTTTAATAAAATCTGGTATTGAACCAAATAAGGAAGCAGATAGAGAAGAACATTATTTTACTTATTCGTTATATCCTCATATAGGAAATTGGAAAGAAGGTAATACTCACCAAATGGCGTATTCATTGAATACTCCAGTTTATTGTATTATAAAAGATAAACAGAAAGGTATTCTACCAAATACAAACTCATTTATATCGGTTGATAAGAATAATATTGTAGTCGAGGTAGTAAAAAAAGCGGAAGATGATAATTCTATCATATTAAGGCTATATGAATGCTTTAATAGAAGGGAAAGCACAAAAATAACTTTATGGGATAATATTAAAGAAGCATTCGAATGTGATATGTTGGAAAATATTACTTCAAAGTTAGAAGTTAGCCAGAATAATATATTGGTAGATTTTAAACCATTTGAAATTAAAACAATTAAGGTTATGTTTAATAAATAA
- a CDS encoding GntR family transcriptional regulator yields the protein MQSITIKYIDIYNKLIAIIEQNNLKTGDKLGTEEELCKLFGTSKITIKKALELLEKDGIVYKIRGKGIFIKNQLINVQENKAESTEKYKKCIGLILEDIDQSFGKNFTKYFLKYSSEYGYDVITKISINSYENEKIAINQLMESEVKGIVMNPVHNESYNPEIVQLSIKNFPIVLIDKKFAGLNIASVSINHKEAMQNLTRYLIKMNHKNIGIISFAPTAASSIEERINGYIEELAINNIKYKKRYVFTEIPFEACWNYNIENDSHLTREAINSICKYLNNNKEITSLICINTNTLYLTLKALMKMNLKVPDDISLVCFDTSYFAMYPNNILITHIKQDEERIAQLAIECIDKLVNNQTLEIKTNYVSYRLVEGNSVRKL from the coding sequence ATGCAATCAATTACAATAAAATATATAGACATATACAATAAATTAATAGCAATTATTGAACAGAATAATTTAAAAACTGGAGATAAGTTAGGTACCGAAGAAGAGTTATGTAAACTTTTTGGTACAAGTAAGATTACCATCAAAAAAGCGTTGGAGCTTTTAGAGAAAGATGGTATAGTTTATAAAATAAGGGGAAAAGGTATATTTATAAAAAATCAATTAATAAATGTTCAAGAAAATAAGGCTGAATCTACTGAAAAATATAAGAAGTGTATTGGATTAATTTTAGAAGATATTGATCAAAGTTTTGGAAAGAATTTTACAAAATATTTTCTAAAATACTCATCTGAATATGGATATGATGTAATTACAAAAATAAGTATTAACAGTTATGAAAATGAAAAAATAGCAATAAATCAGTTAATGGAATCTGAAGTAAAAGGAATAGTTATGAATCCTGTCCACAATGAAAGTTATAATCCTGAAATTGTTCAGCTTAGTATTAAAAATTTCCCAATTGTTTTAATTGATAAAAAGTTTGCCGGACTTAATATTGCGTCTGTTTCAATAAATCATAAAGAAGCAATGCAAAATTTAACAAGATATTTAATAAAAATGAATCATAAAAACATTGGTATAATTAGTTTTGCACCAACAGCTGCTTCAAGTATAGAAGAAAGAATTAATGGATATATTGAAGAGTTGGCAATAAATAATATCAAATATAAAAAAAGATATGTTTTTACTGAAATACCTTTTGAAGCTTGTTGGAATTATAATATTGAAAACGATAGTCATTTAACAAGAGAAGCAATAAATAGTATATGCAAATACCTAAATAATAACAAGGAGATTACATCATTAATATGCATAAATACTAATACATTGTATTTAACACTGAAAGCATTAATGAAAATGAATTTGAAAGTTCCGGATGATATTTCATTAGTGTGTTTTGATACCTCATATTTTGCAATGTATCCTAATAATATACTGATAACACATATTAAACAAGATGAAGAAAGGATTGCTCAATTAGCAATTGAATGTATTGATAAATTAGTAAATAATCAAACATTAGAAATTAAAACAAATTATGTATCTTATAGGTTGGTTGAAGGAAACAGCGTCAGAAAATTATAA
- a CDS encoding extracellular solute-binding protein, whose product MFEDITETAKKNNITKDLFFVYAWSEPNYTNKLYGLPTDADTRTLYWNKKLFKEAGFDSEKPPKTIVELDKMAEKLTNKKGNRFEQIGFIPWLSQGWLYTCGWVLGGEFQDKNTGKITANDPNIIKALEWEVSYAKKYNAADVQSFSTATASNIELFLTRKVAMMVSGPWMMQHIKH is encoded by the coding sequence TTGTTTGAAGATATTACTGAAACAGCTAAGAAAAACAATATAACAAAGGATTTATTTTTTGTTTATGCATGGTCTGAACCAAATTATACAAACAAATTATATGGTTTACCAACAGATGCTGATACAAGAACATTATATTGGAATAAAAAATTGTTTAAAGAAGCTGGCTTTGATTCAGAAAAACCACCAAAAACTATTGTAGAATTAGATAAAATGGCAGAAAAGTTAACTAATAAAAAAGGTAATAGATTTGAACAAATTGGTTTTATCCCATGGTTGAGCCAAGGTTGGCTATACACTTGTGGATGGGTATTGGGTGGAGAATTCCAAGATAAAAATACTGGTAAAATAACAGCTAATGATCCTAATATTATTAAAGCATTAGAATGGGAAGTATCTTACGCTAAAAAATATAATGCAGCTGATGTTCAAAGCTTTTCTACTGCTACAGCAAGTAATATTGAACTATTTTTAACAAGAAAAGTTGCTATGATGGTTAGTGGACCATGGATGATGCAACATATAAAACATTAG